Proteins encoded within one genomic window of Prauserella marina:
- a CDS encoding electron transfer flavoprotein subunit beta/FixA family protein, whose protein sequence is MTNIAVLVKQVPDTYSERKLNENDHTLDRESADAVIDEINERAVEEALKIKEAGEGEVTVVCVGPDRATDAIRKALSMGADKAIHVSDAALHGSDLIATAKVIAAAIGKIEGVDLIIAGNEASDGRGGAVPAVLAELLGLPQLTHARQVTVEGSAIKVDRETEDGITHLEANLPAVVSVTEKINEPRYPSFKGIMAAKKKPVETLSVADLGIDAGEVGLGNAWSQVEQASPKPPRTAGQRVEDEGDGGSKVAEYLVGQKLI, encoded by the coding sequence ATGACCAACATCGCTGTCCTGGTCAAGCAGGTGCCTGACACCTACTCGGAGCGCAAGCTCAACGAGAACGACCACACCCTGGACCGGGAATCCGCCGACGCGGTGATCGACGAGATCAACGAGCGTGCCGTCGAAGAGGCGCTCAAGATCAAGGAGGCAGGCGAAGGCGAGGTGACCGTCGTGTGCGTCGGTCCCGACCGCGCCACCGACGCGATCCGCAAAGCGCTCTCGATGGGTGCCGACAAGGCCATCCACGTCTCCGACGCCGCGCTGCACGGCTCCGACCTGATCGCGACGGCCAAGGTCATCGCGGCCGCGATCGGCAAGATCGAGGGCGTCGACCTGATCATCGCCGGCAACGAGGCGTCCGACGGCCGAGGCGGCGCCGTGCCTGCCGTGCTCGCCGAACTGCTCGGACTGCCGCAGCTCACCCACGCGCGCCAGGTCACCGTCGAGGGAAGCGCCATCAAGGTCGACCGCGAGACCGAGGACGGCATCACGCACCTCGAAGCGAACCTTCCCGCCGTGGTCAGCGTGACCGAGAAGATCAACGAGCCGCGCTACCCGTCGTTCAAGGGCATCATGGCCGCCAAGAAGAAGCCGGTGGAAACCCTCAGCGTCGCCGACCTCGGCATCGACGCGGGCGAGGTCGGCCTCGGCAACGCGTGGTCGCAGGTCGAACAAGCCTCGCCGAAGCCGCCTCGCACGGCGGGCCAGCGGGTCGAGGACGAAGGCGACGGTGGCAGCAAGGTCGCCGAATACCTCGTCGGCCAGAAGCTCATCTGA
- a CDS encoding tryptophan 2,3-dioxygenase family protein, translating into MPDTGNTGRPDGTEQGGTHEVPHASLTYTSYLALDEVLGAQRPRSAEHDELLFIVIHQVYELWFKQLLHELGYLQVKLEEGDTPHSVRTLRRTLTILKVVVAQIDVLETMTPSQFTSFRARLEAASGFQSSQFRELEAVLGRRDRGVFEHYPAGSEARTRIAAAMSRPSLFDSFVCYLREHGYDLRRRDDVSLPAAPSRAVRDVLLRVYADDGGPASVCEHLVDLDEGIQEWRYRHVKMVERTIGGKEGTGGSSGAAYLRTTLSSPVFPDLWSVRSEL; encoded by the coding sequence ATGCCCGACACCGGCAACACCGGCAGACCTGACGGTACCGAGCAGGGCGGTACCCACGAGGTCCCGCACGCTTCACTGACCTATACCTCCTACCTCGCGCTGGACGAGGTACTCGGTGCTCAGCGTCCCCGGTCGGCCGAACACGACGAACTGCTCTTCATCGTCATACACCAGGTGTACGAGCTGTGGTTCAAACAACTGCTGCACGAACTCGGCTACCTACAGGTGAAGCTGGAGGAAGGCGACACCCCGCACTCGGTGCGGACCCTGCGCAGGACGCTGACGATCCTCAAGGTCGTCGTCGCGCAGATCGACGTACTCGAAACCATGACGCCAAGCCAATTCACGAGCTTCCGGGCGAGGCTGGAGGCGGCGAGCGGGTTCCAGTCCAGCCAGTTCAGGGAACTGGAGGCGGTACTGGGACGGCGGGATCGCGGCGTGTTCGAGCACTACCCGGCCGGTAGCGAGGCGAGAACCCGGATCGCCGCGGCCATGTCGAGGCCGTCCCTTTTCGATTCCTTCGTCTGCTACCTGCGCGAGCATGGCTACGACCTGCGGCGGCGCGACGACGTGAGCCTGCCCGCCGCGCCGTCGAGGGCGGTCCGCGACGTCCTGCTGCGCGTGTACGCCGATGACGGAGGGCCCGCTTCGGTGTGCGAACACCTCGTCGACCTCGACGAAGGCATCCAGGAATGGCGCTACCGGCACGTGAAGATGGTCGAGCGCACCATCGGCGGCAAGGAAGGCACCGGCGGCTCCTCCGGCGCCGCCTACTTGCGGACGACGCTGTCGAGCCCGGTCTTCCCCGACCTGTGGAGCGTGCGCTCGGAGTTGTAG
- a CDS encoding MarR family winged helix-turn-helix transcriptional regulator yields MSTADPADEAVRELLLLTPRLIGRIKRLPLPHQLRSFDLAPRHLSLLSLLLLDGPLTVSQLAEKLNVAPTTVSLIVSELSRKGVLERREDDADRRRRIVDINPTSREAISQWLSPGARAWRAALSPLSPAQRRMFVDTFLAYEAAFADDPDQGPASET; encoded by the coding sequence ATGTCAACAGCCGACCCCGCCGACGAAGCCGTCCGGGAGTTGCTGCTGCTGACGCCGCGACTGATCGGCAGGATCAAACGACTGCCGCTGCCCCATCAGTTGCGGTCGTTCGACCTGGCCCCGAGACATCTGTCCCTGCTGTCGCTGCTTCTGCTCGACGGACCGCTGACCGTCTCTCAGCTGGCCGAGAAGCTGAACGTGGCTCCGACGACGGTGAGCCTGATCGTGAGCGAACTGAGCCGCAAAGGAGTGCTCGAACGACGCGAGGACGACGCCGACCGGCGTCGGCGCATCGTCGACATCAACCCCACGAGCCGGGAAGCCATCTCCCAATGGCTCTCGCCGGGCGCACGCGCGTGGCGGGCCGCCCTGTCACCGCTGAGCCCCGCCCAGCGACGCATGTTCGTCGACACCTTCCTCGCCTACGAAGCGGCCTTCGCCGACGATCCGGACCAAGGACCTGCCTCGGAGACCTGA
- a CDS encoding DegV family protein, which yields MPVAVITDSTACIPEQLAAQWGISLVQVQIAVDDRVDDESRFQRAELIELLRSGRPVSTRPPDAGAFFWAYQDAVSAGADAIVSLHVSAKLSATVEAAREAAQQVKVPVHVLDSGTTSMSLGFAALSAARTAAAGGQAQRVMEAADRRYRASSELIYVDTLDYLRRGGRIGAASAMLGSALSIKPLLTVKDGEVAPLARVPGRKRALAKVADLAVQRAGEAKVDIAVACATPSDREMTMVQQLRGRVPGLNDIFLVQASTVIAAHVGPGALGVTIAPMS from the coding sequence GTGCCCGTAGCAGTCATCACCGATTCGACCGCCTGTATCCCCGAGCAGCTCGCGGCTCAATGGGGTATCTCGCTGGTCCAGGTCCAGATTGCCGTGGACGACCGCGTCGACGACGAAAGCCGCTTCCAGCGCGCCGAACTGATCGAACTCCTGCGCTCGGGCAGACCGGTCAGCACGAGGCCGCCCGATGCGGGCGCCTTCTTCTGGGCGTATCAGGACGCCGTCAGCGCGGGAGCCGACGCCATCGTCAGCCTGCACGTCTCAGCGAAGCTCTCGGCGACCGTCGAGGCGGCGCGCGAAGCGGCGCAGCAGGTCAAGGTACCCGTGCACGTCCTCGACAGCGGGACGACGAGCATGAGCCTCGGCTTCGCGGCGCTGTCGGCGGCCCGCACGGCCGCGGCAGGCGGGCAAGCACAGCGGGTCATGGAGGCAGCCGACCGGCGCTACCGGGCCAGCAGTGAACTCATCTACGTCGACACCCTCGACTACCTGCGCAGAGGAGGCAGAATCGGCGCCGCCTCGGCGATGCTCGGTTCCGCGCTGTCGATCAAACCGCTGCTCACCGTCAAGGACGGCGAGGTCGCGCCGCTGGCGAGGGTGCCAGGCCGCAAACGCGCTCTTGCCAAGGTCGCCGACCTCGCCGTTCAGCGGGCGGGTGAGGCCAAGGTCGACATCGCGGTCGCCTGCGCGACGCCGTCGGACAGGGAGATGACGATGGTGCAGCAACTGCGCGGCAGAGTGCCGGGGCTCAACGACATTTTCCTCGTGCAGGCGAGCACGGTCATCGCGGCACATGTCGGACCAGGAGCACTCGGAGTGACGATTGCGCCTATGTCGTGA
- a CDS encoding GNAT family N-acetyltransferase gives MRRSQLIASTDRAGADPAATKSGARYSLLVAYDNDEVAAAQRLRHQVFAEEMGAKLEPGAAGVDADYFDQFCDHLVVRDDNSGAIVGTYRMLPPERAAEAGRLYADAEFDLTALSALRGSLVETGRSCVAAGHRNGAVVGLVWAGIARYMLLRGHRFLVGCASVPLADGGTLAAGVWDQVRTRHLAPPAYRVSPYRPWNHAGVPLPSRKGLPPLLKGYVRLGAYVCGPPAHDPDFGVADFLVLLDLQRVDARYLRFFLGESPGDAAGELR, from the coding sequence ATGAGACGGTCACAGCTCATCGCCAGCACTGACCGGGCGGGCGCGGATCCGGCCGCCACGAAAAGCGGGGCACGGTATTCCCTGCTCGTCGCCTACGACAACGACGAGGTCGCCGCGGCGCAGCGCCTCCGGCACCAGGTTTTCGCCGAGGAAATGGGCGCGAAACTGGAACCGGGAGCGGCGGGCGTCGACGCCGACTACTTCGATCAATTCTGCGACCACCTCGTCGTCCGCGACGACAACTCCGGCGCCATCGTCGGCACGTACCGCATGCTGCCGCCCGAGCGAGCCGCCGAGGCGGGGCGGCTCTACGCGGATGCCGAATTCGACCTCACCGCGCTGTCGGCCCTGCGCGGTTCGCTCGTGGAGACCGGACGATCGTGCGTCGCGGCAGGGCACCGCAACGGCGCCGTCGTCGGACTCGTGTGGGCCGGTATCGCCCGCTACATGTTGTTGAGGGGACACCGGTTCCTCGTCGGCTGCGCCTCGGTCCCGCTCGCCGACGGCGGGACCCTCGCCGCCGGGGTGTGGGATCAGGTACGGACGCGGCACCTCGCGCCGCCCGCCTACCGGGTGAGTCCCTACCGGCCGTGGAACCACGCCGGGGTCCCGCTTCCCTCGCGCAAGGGTCTCCCGCCCTTGCTGAAGGGCTACGTCCGGCTCGGCGCCTACGTGTGCGGGCCGCCCGCGCACGACCCGGATTTCGGCGTCGCCGACTTTCTCGTGCTGCTCGATCTGCAACGCGTCGACGCGAGGTACCTGCGGTTTTTCCTCGGCGAATCGCCTGGTGACGCGGCGGGAGAACTCCGGTGA
- a CDS encoding DUF5302 domain-containing protein yields the protein MSDSSSPHPEGEQGAEGSETDNDVKRKFREALERKQAKAKAGTAHEDFGSKVTQAHGPAAHKRNFRRKSG from the coding sequence ATGTCCGACTCGTCATCGCCCCATCCCGAGGGCGAACAGGGTGCTGAGGGCTCGGAAACGGACAACGACGTGAAGCGCAAGTTCCGGGAGGCTCTGGAGCGCAAGCAGGCCAAGGCGAAGGCGGGGACCGCACACGAGGACTTCGGTTCGAAGGTCACGCAGGCGCACGGCCCGGCGGCACACAAGAGGAACTTCCGTCGCAAGAGCGGCTGA
- a CDS encoding class I SAM-dependent methyltransferase has product MTTDRAEALHLTGERTVPGVPEENYWYRRHEAAYRRLLGLCTGAVVLEAGCGEGYGAELIAETAAHVVALDYDEQAMAHVAGRYPGVTPVLGNVACLPLASGGVDVVANFQVIEHLWDQAAFLAECARVLRPGGRLLVTTPNRLTFTPDSDSPLNPFHTRELAPSELDSLLREAGFTVELLHGLHHGEGVRRLDDRHGGSIIDAQLDVVMGTLPGQARWPEDLLSDVAAITADDFAITAEDIEASLDLIAVAVRP; this is encoded by the coding sequence GTGACGACCGATCGAGCCGAGGCCCTGCATCTCACCGGTGAGCGCACCGTGCCAGGCGTGCCGGAGGAGAACTACTGGTACCGCCGCCACGAGGCGGCCTACCGGCGGCTTCTCGGCCTGTGCACTGGCGCGGTCGTTCTCGAAGCGGGATGCGGGGAGGGCTACGGCGCCGAGCTCATCGCCGAGACGGCCGCCCACGTCGTCGCACTCGACTACGACGAGCAGGCCATGGCCCACGTCGCGGGCCGCTATCCGGGGGTCACTCCCGTGCTCGGCAACGTGGCCTGCCTGCCGCTGGCATCCGGTGGTGTCGACGTCGTCGCCAACTTCCAGGTCATCGAGCACCTTTGGGACCAGGCTGCTTTCCTCGCCGAGTGCGCGAGGGTGCTGCGTCCAGGAGGCAGACTGCTCGTCACCACACCCAACAGGCTCACCTTCACCCCCGATTCCGATTCGCCGCTGAATCCCTTTCACACCAGGGAACTCGCACCGTCCGAACTGGACTCGCTGTTGCGGGAAGCGGGATTCACGGTCGAACTGCTGCACGGCCTGCACCACGGCGAGGGCGTGCGGCGGCTCGACGACCGTCACGGCGGTTCGATCATCGACGCCCAACTCGACGTGGTGATGGGCACGCTGCCGGGCCAAGCACGATGGCCGGAGGACCTGCTCTCCGACGTCGCGGCCATCACGGCCGACGACTTCGCCATCACGGCCGAGGACATCGAAGCGAGCCTCGACCTGATCGCCGTGGCGGTGCGGCCATGA
- a CDS encoding Glu/Leu/Phe/Val family dehydrogenase, whose product MTEGVFGRESGHEQVVFCQDPHSGLKAIIAVYSTALGPAIGGTRFHPYATEREALDDVLALSKGMAYKNALAGLDHGGGKAVIIGDPATLKSETLLRAYGRFIQSLGGRYVTACDVGTYVADMDVIARETRFVTGRSPDNGGAGDSSVLTAFGVYQGMRASAEHVWGTPELRGRTVGVSGVGKVGHLLVRHLVEAGAKVLVTDVAKTALDRITLAHPEVEVVVDAEALMGERLDVFAPCALGGVLNDDTVARLRAAVVCGAANNQLAHAGVEKLLEERGILFAPDYLVNSGGVIQVSDELHGFDFERARRKVTSLFETTKAVFELAAAEGVPPVTAADRLAERRIAEVPRLRSIFTG is encoded by the coding sequence GTGACCGAAGGTGTATTCGGCCGCGAGAGCGGCCACGAGCAGGTTGTCTTCTGCCAGGACCCGCACAGCGGGCTCAAGGCGATCATCGCGGTGTACTCGACCGCGCTGGGGCCCGCGATCGGCGGCACCCGGTTCCACCCCTACGCGACCGAGCGCGAAGCACTCGACGACGTACTCGCCCTTTCGAAGGGCATGGCCTACAAGAACGCGCTCGCCGGGCTCGACCACGGCGGCGGAAAGGCCGTGATCATCGGCGATCCGGCCACGCTGAAATCCGAGACTTTGCTGCGTGCCTACGGCCGCTTCATCCAGTCGCTCGGCGGGCGCTACGTCACCGCGTGTGATGTCGGGACCTACGTCGCCGACATGGACGTGATCGCGAGGGAGACTCGCTTCGTGACCGGCCGCTCGCCCGACAACGGTGGCGCGGGTGACTCGTCGGTGCTCACCGCTTTCGGCGTCTATCAGGGCATGCGAGCCAGCGCGGAGCACGTGTGGGGAACGCCGGAACTGCGCGGGAGGACGGTCGGTGTCTCCGGGGTCGGCAAGGTCGGTCACCTGCTGGTGCGGCACCTCGTCGAGGCAGGGGCGAAGGTGCTGGTCACCGATGTCGCCAAGACCGCGCTCGACCGGATCACGCTGGCACATCCCGAGGTCGAGGTCGTCGTCGACGCCGAAGCACTCATGGGCGAACGGCTCGACGTGTTCGCTCCCTGCGCGCTGGGCGGGGTGCTGAACGACGACACGGTCGCCCGGTTGCGGGCCGCCGTCGTCTGCGGCGCGGCCAACAACCAGCTCGCCCATGCCGGAGTGGAGAAACTGCTGGAGGAGCGCGGCATCCTCTTCGCGCCCGACTATCTGGTGAACTCGGGCGGGGTGATCCAGGTCAGCGACGAACTGCACGGATTCGACTTCGAACGGGCCCGGCGCAAGGTCACCTCGCTGTTCGAGACGACGAAGGCGGTGTTCGAGCTGGCCGCGGCGGAGGGAGTCCCGCCCGTCACGGCGGCCGACCGGCTCGCCGAACGCAGAATCGCCGAGGTGCCGAGACTGCGGTCGATCTTCACCGGCTGA
- a CDS encoding 1,4-alpha-glucan branching protein domain-containing protein — translation MTEPEGTFCLVLHSHLPWLPRHGTWPVGEEWLYQAWAHSYLPFADLLSRFADEGKRDMLTLGVTPVLAAQLDDPYSLRAFHEWLGHWLLRARHAATLWQGDDLLSDLAAAEHRAAENALADFESRWRHGFSPILRSVMDSGVIELLGGPLTHPFQPLLAEPVRSFALREGLADTRLRTGTTPEGIWAPECGYAPGMESGYQRAGVRRFLVDGPALRGDTSAAHPVGSSDVVCFGRDLEVTYRVWSPKAGYPGHSAYRDFHTWAHEVGLKPSRVTGKHIEPADKAPYDPALAADTLRLHVKDFVDTVVTRMRELRARDGRSPLVVAAYDTELFGHWWHEGPAWLEGILRALPEAGVRVTTLRGAVEAGHVAEPVDLPASSWGSGKDWRVWDGEQVADMVSANSALQQRLLALDIPRGHRDGTLDQTVTEALLALSSDWAFMVTKDSAADYARRRAADHTARFDELAALVRSGDPAAATTAERFRALANPFGRLDARGLGSGS, via the coding sequence ATGACCGAACCGGAAGGCACTTTCTGCCTCGTCCTGCACAGTCACCTGCCGTGGCTCCCGCGGCACGGCACCTGGCCGGTCGGCGAGGAGTGGCTTTACCAGGCGTGGGCACATTCCTACCTGCCCTTCGCCGACCTGCTCAGCCGCTTCGCCGACGAGGGCAAGCGCGACATGCTCACCCTCGGCGTGACCCCGGTGCTCGCGGCGCAACTCGACGATCCCTACTCGCTGCGTGCTTTTCACGAATGGCTCGGCCACTGGCTGCTGCGCGCCCGGCACGCCGCGACGCTGTGGCAGGGCGACGACCTGCTCTCCGATCTCGCCGCAGCGGAACATCGCGCCGCCGAGAACGCGCTCGCCGACTTCGAAAGCCGTTGGCGGCACGGGTTCTCCCCCATCTTGCGGTCCGTTATGGACTCCGGCGTGATCGAACTGCTCGGCGGTCCGCTCACCCATCCCTTCCAGCCGCTGCTCGCCGAACCCGTTCGTTCCTTCGCGCTGCGCGAAGGACTCGCCGACACGCGGCTTCGGACCGGAACGACACCCGAGGGCATCTGGGCTCCCGAATGCGGTTACGCGCCTGGCATGGAAAGCGGCTATCAGCGGGCCGGTGTGCGCCGGTTTCTCGTCGACGGCCCCGCGTTGCGTGGCGACACCTCGGCCGCGCACCCCGTCGGTTCCTCCGACGTCGTGTGCTTCGGCCGCGACCTCGAAGTGACCTACCGCGTGTGGTCGCCGAAGGCGGGCTACCCCGGCCACAGCGCCTACCGAGACTTCCACACCTGGGCACACGAGGTGGGCCTCAAGCCGTCGAGAGTGACGGGCAAGCACATCGAACCGGCCGACAAGGCGCCCTACGACCCCGCCCTCGCCGCCGACACGCTTCGCTTGCACGTCAAGGACTTCGTGGACACGGTCGTGACCAGGATGCGCGAACTGCGCGCGCGGGACGGCAGGTCGCCGCTCGTGGTGGCCGCATACGACACCGAACTGTTCGGACACTGGTGGCACGAAGGGCCCGCGTGGCTTGAGGGCATCCTGCGCGCGCTGCCCGAAGCCGGGGTCAGGGTCACGACGCTGCGCGGCGCCGTCGAGGCGGGACACGTCGCCGAGCCCGTCGACCTGCCGGCGTCGTCGTGGGGATCAGGCAAGGACTGGCGGGTGTGGGACGGCGAGCAGGTCGCCGACATGGTGTCGGCCAACAGCGCGCTGCAACAACGGCTGCTGGCACTCGACATCCCGCGAGGGCATAGGGACGGCACGCTCGACCAGACCGTCACCGAGGCGCTGCTCGCCCTCTCCAGCGACTGGGCGTTCATGGTCACCAAGGACTCCGCCGCCGACTACGCGAGGCGAAGGGCGGCCGACCACACCGCGCGGTTCGACGAACTGGCCGCGCTCGTGCGCTCAGGCGACCCCGCCGCGGCAACGACGGCGGAGCGGTTCCGCGCATTGGCGAACCCTTTCGGGAGACTCGACGCGCGCGGACTCGGCTCAGGAAGCTGA
- a CDS encoding lysophospholipid acyltransferase family protein encodes MSHPWMPVSTCDAACRDAEEPPSVALPRRVLRLFGLLLVLVLAIVSAPTLMVMRNRQPFVRFVFRCLLAACGVGLVVNGKLAGTGRGALVVHNHISWLDIVGLNAIDGGKPLRALAKREIASWPVLGGLVAKAGGVFLERERLSTLPATVANLAEVLRKGAIVAVSPEGTTWCGRASGRFRPALFQAAITGGVPVQPVALRYRTRAGRETAQPSFVGTDTLLDSVRRVLRTRGLVLELFVCPEIAPGRAGDRAELAGLAEAAVHAALGTASVPSRANTVASSRGASLRGGPCPTPATPADLTVPSRAVPTRSRTLH; translated from the coding sequence GTGAGTCACCCCTGGATGCCGGTCTCGACCTGCGACGCGGCGTGCAGGGACGCCGAGGAGCCGCCCTCGGTCGCACTGCCGCGCAGGGTACTGCGCCTGTTCGGCCTGCTCCTCGTGCTGGTGCTCGCGATCGTCTCCGCGCCCACGCTGATGGTGATGCGCAACCGGCAGCCGTTCGTGCGGTTCGTCTTCCGCTGCCTGCTCGCGGCCTGCGGGGTCGGGCTCGTCGTCAACGGGAAGCTCGCGGGAACGGGCAGGGGAGCGCTCGTCGTGCACAACCACATCTCCTGGCTCGACATCGTCGGGTTGAACGCGATCGACGGCGGGAAACCGCTGCGCGCGCTCGCCAAGAGGGAAATCGCGAGCTGGCCGGTGCTCGGCGGGCTGGTCGCGAAGGCGGGCGGCGTTTTCCTCGAAAGGGAACGGCTTTCCACCCTGCCCGCCACCGTCGCGAACCTGGCCGAGGTGCTGAGAAAGGGCGCGATCGTCGCGGTCAGCCCGGAAGGCACGACCTGGTGCGGTCGCGCGTCAGGCCGGTTCCGGCCCGCGCTGTTCCAGGCAGCCATCACCGGCGGTGTCCCCGTCCAGCCCGTCGCGCTCCGCTACCGCACGCGAGCGGGAAGGGAGACGGCACAGCCGTCGTTCGTCGGAACCGACACGTTGCTGGATTCGGTGCGAAGGGTGCTCAGGACACGTGGTTTGGTGCTGGAACTGTTCGTGTGCCCCGAGATCGCACCAGGCAGGGCAGGTGACAGGGCCGAACTCGCGGGACTCGCCGAGGCCGCGGTACATGCGGCCCTCGGCACGGCATCGGTACCGTCACGGGCGAACACCGTCGCGTCGTCGCGCGGTGCGTCCTTGCGAGGTGGCCCATGCCCGACACCGGCAACACCGGCAGACCTGACGGTACCGAGCAGGGCGGTACCCACGAGGTCCCGCACGCTTCACTGA
- a CDS encoding electron transfer flavoprotein subunit alpha/FixB family protein, giving the protein MAEVLVLVDHVDGEAKKVTFELLTAARALGEPSAVVVGSPGSAGKLKESLASYGAAKVYVAESDEAGGYLVTPKVDALATVAGQASPAAVLVAATSEGKEVAGRLAVRLGSGLLVDAVGVDEDGTVDQSIFGGAFSVKAKAAKGAPVISVRPGGVEAEAADGAAEEVAVSLPATDAAKSAKITGVDPVVGGDRPELTEASIVVSGGRGVGSAEKFDVVEKLADALGAAVGASRAAVDSGYYPAQFQVGQTGKTVSPQLYVALGISGAIQHRAGMQTSKTIVAVNKDSEAPIFEIADFGVVGDLFNVAPQLTEEVAKRKG; this is encoded by the coding sequence ATGGCAGAAGTACTGGTGCTTGTCGACCACGTCGACGGTGAGGCCAAGAAGGTCACCTTCGAGCTGCTGACCGCGGCGCGTGCGCTCGGCGAGCCCTCCGCCGTCGTCGTCGGTTCGCCGGGTTCGGCAGGCAAGCTCAAGGAATCACTCGCCTCCTACGGCGCCGCGAAGGTCTACGTCGCGGAGTCCGACGAGGCAGGCGGCTACCTCGTGACGCCGAAGGTCGACGCGCTGGCGACGGTCGCCGGTCAGGCATCGCCCGCCGCTGTGCTCGTCGCGGCGACGTCGGAAGGCAAGGAGGTCGCCGGAAGGCTCGCGGTGCGGCTCGGTTCGGGCCTGCTCGTCGACGCCGTCGGCGTCGACGAGGACGGCACCGTCGACCAGTCGATCTTCGGTGGCGCGTTCTCCGTGAAAGCCAAGGCGGCCAAGGGCGCGCCGGTCATCTCGGTCCGGCCCGGTGGGGTCGAGGCGGAGGCGGCCGACGGCGCCGCCGAGGAGGTCGCCGTCAGCCTGCCCGCGACCGACGCGGCGAAGTCGGCGAAGATCACCGGCGTCGACCCGGTCGTCGGTGGCGACCGGCCTGAACTGACCGAGGCGTCCATCGTCGTCTCCGGTGGCCGAGGTGTCGGTTCCGCCGAGAAGTTCGACGTCGTCGAAAAGCTCGCCGACGCGCTGGGAGCCGCGGTCGGCGCCTCGCGTGCGGCTGTCGACTCCGGCTACTACCCCGCGCAGTTCCAGGTCGGCCAGACGGGCAAGACCGTGTCGCCCCAGCTGTACGTCGCGCTCGGCATTTCCGGTGCCATTCAGCACAGGGCGGGCATGCAGACGTCGAAGACCATCGTCGCCGTGAACAAGGACTCGGAGGCGCCGATCTTCGAGATCGCCGACTTCGGTGTCGTCGGCGACCTGTTCAACGTCGCCCCGCAGCTCACCGAAGAGGTCGCCAAGCGAAAGGGCTGA